AATTGCCCCTGAtccaacccgacccgacctgaaaacccgatccgaatggatccggacaGATCCAAACCTATCCGATCCGGAGTAGCTTTTattaatacttctactttttcctatggtatggtccacttaagctttgaatatgcatcgattttgggttcaacaactaaaatgatttccaaaaacgaatggacggcgtggataaaccacatgtattcaaggtgggtcccaacaataCTTACCGTGTACAATAAGAAAGTGCTTACTGGTGTACGCACACAACTATGTACAGCTAGCTATTGGCACGTGTCGTACCAAGACGACTCGTTGGAAAGTGAAACGAAttcgctactcccctgccaccagccaatggctggcggttgatgccctgtgggccccactatgatgtatttgtttcatcaatgccgttcaattatttttctagatcattataTGGTATTacgaaaaaaatgaggtatatcccaatctcaagtggaccacattataggaaacagtgttgaatgtacgtcaaccattaaaaaaaatttggtgcccataaaagtattggatcaagctaatctttggtttttcccttcaactgggtctttatgacctaatcaacagattggatgtcaaataaacagtacagtgggccttagtatgatttaaatgatggatatccaatcactattgttttcctgtggtgtggtccacctgagatttatctcCCTATGATAATTCAgttaaagccctaaaatcatctttaaaaatggatgaacggcgtggctAGTAATAAGTATGAAGTTCTTGCGCAAGGAAGCTGGGTGGGTGGGGCACacagatgtttgtgagaaatccaccctgtccatccgttttgagtgttcattttaggaaatttgacaaacaatgaggtggatccaaaactcaagcgggttACACTAGAGGAAAAATTGCAGAAAGAAATTcctatcttgatgtttatatgccatccaaactgtctataaggtcattaccactgggatgaagtgaaaatactaaaaataaaaaattcctaaaagaaaaaaattatggcCCAAAGAATGTTTCAAAGATTCACActgaatcctcactgttttctctcgtgtgacccacttaagttttgtacACACATCATTTTTGTTCGCATATCTCTCAACgtggatgaacggggtagatttctcacaaacatctcagtggcccCCACCCAGCatcttgcacaggaacttcctgggaaagCAGGAAAATCGCGTCCATCGCCCTCACTAGATTCCCCAATAGATGCTATTCTATTGGAATTTCTGTCTGCTACTCGTTGGAGACTCTAAACCTCATTCCACCTATTTTAGATGCTTAGGATGCACCGATCCAGGAGTTTTTtagctagtggcccaccaattgtggggtggggcccatgatATGAATGGCTCATCGTAATAAACACGGGTCAACTTGTTCAATCAAACCAAGGcacatgggacgcggattgcgtcctgcctctTCCAGGTCGGACTGGGTCCTCGTACAGGCTGTgggactgtggggtccactgtgatgtatgtgttttatccacaccgtccattcatttttacagaacattttaggacatgagccagaAGGCAAGTAGACCACCCCACAGAAAGCAGTATTGATAATGAATGATGACCACGTCGAAACCTTCAAACGTGATCATGAGGTCACAGATACTTGGATGAGgggaaagtacaaatatcagcttgatgcctcctaaagaggtttttaatggtgggcgttcaatccccgctgggtggtccacttgagccttatatatttggcattttttgggctcatatgctagaatgatctagaaaaatggatggacggtgtggataaaacacataaataacAGAGAGCCCCAAAAGCCCTACCAGGATCGAGTCCCTCCCGCAAGGATCTTAACCGTGCTTTGCCATTGACGGTCCATTGTCGACTACGTCATTGGAGGGAAGGCGTGCCAACCGTTAACCGAGTACGGTGTGGGGCAGAATTTTcatcagatccaccccgtccatacgaTACACCGTCAGATTTTCACAATGAAACTGAAATTTTAATATAATCTAATACTTAGGTGAGCCACATCATGGAAAACGGTGTAAATTCATGCCTAAAACTTTAAATTCacgtgttgtggcccatttgaatcttgGAACGTCCTGATTTTCGTCGattccattcatcctggtgtggTGTATCAGATGAGTGGATTGAAAGCATATACACaccactatggaccccacacCAAGTTTGTACGAATAAACTATTCCTGGAGGTGTAGCCCACGAGTTTTGAATCGTTTTCGGAACGCGGATTCGCTGGATCCCGGGAATCACGAGGTAgctggggctcattgtgatgtatgtattttatatccacaccgtccatccattttgccacctcaaATGACCTAGacccaaatcacaggtggaccacaggaatagtggtgattgaacaccctccattgaaaacttcctgagcccatcataacgtttatttgccatccaacccgttaatgcacaaatatcagctacatccaaaactttagtggctccCAGAAAATTTTAACGATGGGCTTTCAATAATCAATTTTTGCTGTGGTCGACCTGAGCTCTGGAGATGCTtcttttttgtgctcatgccctaaaatcaactGGCGAaattgatagacggtgtggatataaaagataaacatcacagtgggccccacagtcacggatTCACCTAATACGCGTCCCAACACTCCCcaaccaaaaataaaaacacagacgaaactgatggacggtgtggatctgctCCACACGAAGTCCTCCGTCCACCACAGTGAATCGTCCTACGCCGACGTGACTAGGCGTCGTCAGGCAGGGAAAAAAAGGACAAATGCTTGATGGGACAATCCTGACCATTAATTAATGAAGCCATCTCGTTGATAGTGAGACTTCGCTCATTTTCGAGCTGTGGTGAACATTGCATGCCGAGAATTCCAAGGTCAGAAAcgtccaaaaataaaatatttctttctttttttcctttattttcttttttaatagatGCCCTACAACCATTAAACCCAActaaatgaacggtcctgatctcgTCCATTTGCCATGCGTACAGTGACTTGTAACAAAGTAACATAAATACAAATGCGACAAACGCGTTGGACCATGCATATGGAAAACGGCCCTTTTGTTTTCGATTCCGCCAACCGAGAAAACAACAACTAAAACCAAAAAATCACATGCGGCGATTTGACAATCGACGGAAATCAAGCCGACGACCCTGCCCCCAAATCAACGGTCAGGATCTTCATCAGGCCCTCGTAACAAACCCCCTCTTCATTCCCACCGCCCATCCGGATCATGGCCTTGATATCGTCATCACTTGTAATGAAACCCGCCCAATTCATGTAGCTCTTCAGATCATCGAATCCCACTTTCCCATCTCCGTCTCTGTCCATTACCCTAAAAACGTCCTCCATCACCCCATTTCCCGGCGACGTTTTCCCGCAGTCGAGGACGCGCTCGAACTCATCGAATTCGACGAATCCGTCCTTGTTGGAGTCCGCGATCGAGATCATCGACCCGATGTCGTCCTCGGTGGCGCCGGCGCCGGCGAACCCGGTGTAGAAAGCCCGGAGATCGTCGGAGCTTATCTTGC
This DNA window, taken from Magnolia sinica isolate HGM2019 chromosome 14, MsV1, whole genome shotgun sequence, encodes the following:
- the LOC131225520 gene encoding calcium-binding protein CP1-like, encoding MCPSGRYPRSESDTGSDFRPAFDVLDTDRDGKISSDDLRAFYTGFAGAGATEDDIGSMISIADSNKDGFVEFDEFERVLDCGKTSPGNGVMEDVFRVMDRDGDGKVGFDDLKSYMNWAGFITSDDDIKAMIRMGGGNEEGVCYEGLMKILTVDLGAGSSA